A section of the Pan paniscus chromosome 7, NHGRI_mPanPan1-v2.0_pri, whole genome shotgun sequence genome encodes:
- the POU5F1B gene encoding putative POU domain, class 5, transcription factor 1B produces MAGHLASDFAFSPPPGGEGDGPGGPEPGWVDPLTWLRFQGPPGGPGIGPGVGPGSEVWGIPPCPLPYEFCGGMAYCGPQVGAGLVPQGGLETSQPEGEAGVGVESNSDGASPEPCTVPPGAVKLEKEKLEQNPEESQDIKALQKELEQFAKLLKQKRITLGYTQADVGLILGVLFGKVFSQTTICRFEALQLSFKNMCKLRPLL; encoded by the coding sequence ATGGCGGGACACCTGGCTTCGGATTTCGCCTTCTCGCCCCCTCCAGGCGGTGAAGGTGATGGGCCAGGGGGGCCAGAGCCGGGCTGGGTTGATCCTCTGACCTGGCTAAGGTTCCAAGGCCCTCCTGGAGGGCCAGGAATCGGGCCGGGGGTTGGGCCAGGCTCTGAGGTGTGGGGGATTCCCCCATGCCCCCTGCCGTATGAGTTCTGTGGGGGGATGGCGTACTGTGGGCCTCAGGTTGGAGCGGGGCTAGTGCCCCAAGGCGGCTTGGAGACCTCTCAGCCTGAGGGCGAAGCAGGAGTCGGGGTGGAGAGCAACTCCGATGGGGCCTCCCCGGAACCCTGCACCGTCCCCCCTGGTGCCGTGAAGCTGGAGAAGGAGAAGCTAGAGCAAAACCCGGAGGAGTCCCAGGACATCAAAGCTCTGCAGAAAGAACTCGAGCAATTTGCCAAGCTCCTGAAGCAGAAGAGGATCACCCTGGGATATACACAGGCCGATGTGGGGCTCATCCTGGGGGTTCTATTTGGGAAGGTGTTCAGCCAAACGACCATCTGCCGCTTTGAGGCTCTGCAGCTTAGCTTCAAGAACATGTGTAAGCTGCGGCCCTTGCTGTAG